The following proteins are co-located in the Pedobacter frigiditerrae genome:
- a CDS encoding DUF4843 domain-containing protein: MKKYIIPIIVVITVFVGCKKDTEFTYQSEDNVYLNYPNSDTLTYSFSYRPSIDKDTVWVPVKIAGNRVAKDRKFVMSVVEGSTSAVRDFHYEKLKDFYIMPKDSGVVKVPIILKNIDTGLANNSVALTLRVVGGLDFKGDLPSAKRTKSIVFSNRLEEPTWWKYWGQLRGYGRVKHEFFLIVNGNVQLADMSSPSTAFYDIPRTLYYIENMRLFVTYPFEWVKQNPTRGYELKLRTDGTGDYDFYNVNAASKKFRLKYFAQANEYVFIDEKGNQIRM; encoded by the coding sequence ATGAAAAAATATATTATACCAATAATAGTTGTGATCACGGTGTTTGTTGGTTGCAAAAAAGATACTGAGTTTACCTATCAATCAGAAGACAATGTTTATCTCAATTATCCAAACTCTGATACCTTAACTTATTCGTTTTCTTATCGACCAAGTATAGATAAGGATACCGTATGGGTTCCTGTTAAAATTGCGGGTAATAGAGTGGCAAAAGATAGAAAGTTTGTCATGTCTGTTGTAGAGGGATCAACATCCGCTGTGCGTGATTTTCATTATGAAAAGTTAAAGGATTTTTACATTATGCCTAAAGATTCTGGTGTGGTGAAAGTGCCAATCATCTTAAAAAACATAGATACTGGTCTGGCTAATAATTCTGTAGCGCTAACCTTAAGAGTTGTTGGTGGTCTTGATTTTAAGGGAGACCTGCCATCGGCAAAACGAACAAAAAGCATTGTTTTTTCTAATAGGTTAGAAGAACCAACTTGGTGGAAATACTGGGGACAATTAAGGGGCTACGGTAGGGTAAAGCATGAGTTTTTTCTGATTGTAAATGGAAATGTACAACTCGCCGACATGAGTAGTCCTAGTACCGCCTTTTACGATATCCCAAGAACTTTATACTATATAGAAAACATGCGTCTTTTTGTGACATACCCATTCGAATGGGTGAAACAAAATCCGACGAGGGGTTATGAATTGAAATTAAGAACAGATGGAACTGGAGACTATGATTTTTATAATGTTAACGCTGCATCTAAAAAGTTTCGACTAAAATATTTTGCGCAGGCAAATGAGTATGTATTTATTGATGAAAAGGGAAACCAGATCAGAATGTAA
- a CDS encoding RagB/SusD family nutrient uptake outer membrane protein: MKKIFYLIILAMVTSSCKKFLDVQPESQVDKNLLFNTEDGFKEALNGVYTLCSSGNLYGEYLTFGDLEVKAQNYDFIDFSYQNIANFAYSDLSYISRNDRVWTSAYQAIVNCNYILEAIDSKKGLFTGNNYEIIKGETLTLRAYLHFDLLRIYAPSFISRPNAKAIPYVTEVKIKSTPFSTVAEVLDKVIIDLNAAKVLLKKGDPILSSAYVVGYPSTIGATETTTNDLFLQNRRMRMNYYSTCGELARAYLYRNELAQSLSNALEVINSNKFPFTKEADFVATDVTKKDRIFYPELISSWAIPNQAKKLEALYANSNPTFSATSSRIDDVFEKNGVGGYDWRLAQWFLKGTLTTGGAERSFLQKYISNTTPIVNLHPLVAPAIRLSEMYYIAAEAGYDSNPTAAVEYFNTFRHKRGIPNNVVVTDKASLIELLILDARKEFYGESQFFYMLKRLNHTIRISPTQIRPGTDAVFVSPIPDDELAYRNN, encoded by the coding sequence ATGAAAAAAATATTTTACCTAATTATTTTAGCGATGGTTACCTCATCATGCAAAAAGTTTCTAGATGTACAACCAGAGTCGCAAGTGGATAAAAATCTTCTCTTTAATACAGAAGATGGATTTAAGGAAGCTTTAAATGGAGTTTACACACTGTGTTCATCTGGCAATTTGTATGGTGAATACCTCACATTTGGCGATTTGGAGGTGAAGGCGCAGAATTATGATTTTATAGATTTCTCTTATCAGAACATTGCGAACTTTGCTTATTCAGACCTAAGCTATATTTCTAGAAATGATAGAGTTTGGACGTCTGCTTATCAAGCCATCGTAAATTGTAATTATATTCTCGAAGCGATAGATTCTAAAAAAGGTCTTTTTACTGGTAATAATTACGAAATTATTAAAGGAGAGACATTAACGCTTCGTGCTTACTTACACTTCGATTTGTTAAGGATTTACGCACCTTCTTTCATTAGCAGGCCAAATGCAAAAGCCATTCCTTACGTAACTGAAGTGAAAATAAAAAGCACTCCGTTTTCTACGGTAGCAGAGGTTCTTGATAAAGTAATCATAGACTTAAATGCTGCGAAAGTATTGCTTAAAAAAGGAGATCCAATTTTATCTAGTGCTTATGTGGTAGGTTATCCATCTACCATTGGCGCTACAGAAACAACCACCAATGATTTGTTTTTACAGAATAGACGTATGCGGATGAATTACTATTCTACCTGCGGCGAACTAGCAAGGGCATATTTGTATAGAAATGAACTGGCACAAAGCCTTTCAAATGCACTTGAGGTAATCAATTCGAACAAATTTCCTTTTACTAAAGAAGCAGATTTTGTGGCCACAGATGTTACTAAAAAAGACAGGATTTTTTACCCAGAACTTATTTCGTCTTGGGCAATTCCTAATCAGGCAAAAAAGCTAGAAGCATTATATGCTAATTCTAATCCAACATTTAGTGCTACAAGCTCACGTATCGATGATGTTTTTGAAAAAAATGGAGTAGGTGGTTATGATTGGCGATTAGCACAATGGTTTTTAAAAGGAACATTAACTACTGGTGGAGCAGAACGTTCATTTCTTCAAAAATACATTAGCAACACCACACCAATTGTAAACCTGCACCCTTTGGTGGCACCAGCAATTAGGTTAAGCGAAATGTATTATATCGCAGCAGAGGCTGGTTATGATTCCAATCCGACAGCAGCAGTTGAGTATTTTAATACATTCAGGCATAAAAGAGGTATCCCAAATAATGTAGTAGTTACTGATAAAGCAAGTTTAATAGAATTACTGATTTTAGATGCAAGGAAAGAATTTTATGGAGAGAGCCAGTTTTTTTATATGCTGAAAAGGCTTAATCATACCATTCGTATTTCGCCAACTCAAATTAGGCCTGGCACCGATGCAGTTTTTGTGTCACCAATACCTGACGATGAACTTGCTTATAGAAACAATTAA
- a CDS encoding SusC/RagA family TonB-linked outer membrane protein → MKLIAILLLTATMHLSAASYSQNITLSVRNADLQNVFKEVNKQSGYLFFYAGKNNISQKKVSVVLKSATIKQALDEILKDQALTYTIINNTIVLQNSAEVPKVAEPVFIPIPLSGKVVDAVTKSGIGGVNIYQKDNKANGTTTSSNGEFKINANPGDTLVFSFIGYKLKQVKVIDSKPMNISLETDVKDMSDVVITGYQTIKKESYTGTAITIKGDDLKKLNSQNLIKSIQSFDPSFKILDNNLVGADPNALPKINVRGATALPSIGDNVLDRNNLSSNYNLPAFIMDGFEVSLQKVTDLDINRIESITLLKDAAATAVYGSRAANGVLVITTKAPIPGKLQFSYNSEFVFTAPDLSDYHLLNAADKLRYEEMAGLYSSSINNTNVGTPDELAAAYYGKLRNVASGVNTYWLSQPLRNTYGQKQSVFAQGGDSTFRYGVDLRYQTRPGVMKESGRDQFSGGMSFSYSPSRKLIIKNEVTLTQVNATNSKYGDFSTYVYMNPYYPMTDASGKLIREIANWRVDTKRSGADQYKNVPVFNPLFEASLANFNKDEYLEFVDALSADWKLTPALRLKGQVNLNKTRSSADRFVSPLSNTFFNGPAAEIQNRGSYDYSSADRLTLDGNMTLSYNKMVKDHFFNLVLGSNVISSRADFKFFSARGFSNDRFTNIGFARTYLPNAAPAGNVLKSRSIGNFFSGNYSFKDKYLLDATFRLDGSSAFGAASRFAPFYAGGLGWNMHKEKFMEPLANVISKFKLSVTGGLTGSVSFPPYLSKSIYGYQTSNWYATGLGAIVQGYGNENLKWQKTTNFDAGIDLGFFKDRLMLTPRYYYKLTKGLLVDINVAPSTGFTTYKENLGDMANKGYELYLTLNAMRTTNWNINLTANVAHNTNTIVKIGNALKAYNQSIDDFQSVDSNKVAGVPLLRYNEGQSLNTFYAVKSRGIDPENGKEIYVKRDGSLTYDYDIRDTQPVGDATPTAEGSFGGNITYKQFLLSFSFYYRFGGDMYNQTLVDRVENADPRYNVDSRVLAQRWQKPGDVVFYKNIADLGQTKATSRFIQKDNLLELRSVYVSYDLKKALARKLWMQGLRASVTANDIFKTSSVQIERGINYPFARSVTFALQATF, encoded by the coding sequence ATGAAATTAATCGCTATTTTATTACTCACCGCAACGATGCATTTATCGGCTGCGAGTTATTCTCAGAACATAACGCTATCGGTACGTAATGCCGATCTGCAAAATGTTTTTAAGGAAGTCAACAAACAATCTGGCTATTTATTTTTTTATGCCGGAAAAAATAACATCTCACAGAAAAAAGTTTCAGTGGTATTAAAATCTGCTACCATAAAACAAGCGTTAGATGAAATTTTAAAAGACCAAGCACTTACTTATACCATTATCAACAATACCATTGTATTGCAGAATAGTGCAGAAGTGCCTAAAGTTGCTGAGCCTGTTTTTATTCCAATCCCTTTATCAGGGAAGGTAGTGGATGCAGTCACAAAAAGTGGCATTGGTGGGGTAAACATTTATCAAAAGGATAACAAGGCAAATGGAACCACAACCTCATCCAACGGCGAATTTAAGATTAATGCAAACCCTGGCGATACATTGGTTTTCAGTTTTATTGGGTATAAGTTAAAACAAGTTAAGGTAATAGATTCTAAACCGATGAATATCTCACTTGAAACCGATGTGAAAGACATGAGCGATGTGGTTATCACGGGTTATCAAACCATTAAAAAGGAGAGTTACACTGGTACTGCCATTACTATTAAAGGTGATGATTTGAAAAAATTAAACTCACAAAACCTAATAAAGAGCATTCAATCTTTCGATCCATCATTTAAAATTCTCGATAACAATTTAGTGGGCGCAGATCCAAATGCGTTGCCAAAAATCAATGTGCGTGGAGCTACAGCTTTACCATCTATTGGCGATAATGTATTAGATCGTAATAACCTTTCGAGCAACTACAATCTTCCTGCGTTTATCATGGATGGCTTTGAAGTGAGCTTGCAAAAAGTAACCGATTTAGATATCAATAGGATTGAGTCAATCACATTGCTAAAAGATGCAGCAGCAACGGCCGTATATGGTTCAAGAGCAGCAAATGGTGTTTTAGTTATTACTACAAAAGCTCCTATTCCAGGTAAGCTTCAATTTTCCTATAACTCAGAATTTGTATTTACCGCTCCCGACTTGTCTGATTATCATTTGCTTAATGCTGCAGATAAACTGCGATATGAAGAAATGGCTGGACTATACTCTTCAAGTATAAATAACACTAACGTTGGTACACCAGACGAATTAGCCGCCGCCTATTATGGTAAATTAAGAAACGTAGCCAGTGGCGTAAATACTTACTGGTTATCGCAACCACTTAGAAATACCTACGGACAGAAACAATCTGTTTTTGCACAAGGTGGAGATTCTACCTTTAGGTATGGTGTTGATTTGCGATATCAAACAAGGCCTGGTGTCATGAAAGAATCTGGTAGAGATCAGTTCAGTGGAGGGATGAGTTTTAGCTATAGCCCAAGCAGAAAGTTAATTATCAAGAACGAAGTTACTTTAACGCAGGTAAATGCAACCAATTCTAAATATGGTGATTTTTCTACCTATGTATACATGAACCCTTATTATCCGATGACTGATGCTAGTGGAAAATTAATAAGGGAAATAGCTAATTGGCGTGTTGATACTAAAAGAAGTGGGGCAGATCAATATAAAAATGTACCCGTATTTAACCCGTTGTTTGAAGCATCATTAGCTAATTTTAATAAGGATGAATATCTGGAATTTGTTGATGCGCTATCTGCTGATTGGAAGCTGACACCAGCATTAAGACTTAAAGGTCAGGTTAACCTAAATAAAACCAGATCAAGTGCAGATCGTTTTGTCTCACCACTAAGCAATACCTTCTTTAATGGGCCAGCTGCAGAGATTCAAAACAGAGGAAGTTATGATTATTCGTCTGCTGACCGATTAACCTTAGATGGAAACATGACTTTATCATATAACAAGATGGTAAAAGATCACTTTTTTAACTTGGTGTTGGGTAGCAATGTAATTTCTTCAAGAGCAGATTTTAAGTTTTTTAGTGCTCGTGGTTTTTCTAACGATCGTTTCACCAACATCGGCTTTGCCAGAACCTATTTGCCAAATGCAGCACCAGCTGGAAATGTATTAAAAAGTCGTTCTATCGGTAATTTCTTTTCTGGAAACTATTCCTTTAAGGATAAATACTTATTGGATGCTACTTTCCGCCTTGATGGCTCATCAGCATTCGGCGCTGCCAGCAGATTTGCGCCGTTCTATGCAGGTGGATTGGGATGGAACATGCACAAAGAGAAATTCATGGAGCCTTTGGCTAACGTGATAAGTAAGTTTAAACTTTCAGTAACTGGGGGTTTAACAGGTTCTGTTTCTTTTCCGCCTTATTTAAGTAAATCGATTTATGGTTACCAGACTTCTAATTGGTACGCAACTGGTTTAGGCGCCATCGTACAAGGTTATGGTAACGAAAACTTGAAATGGCAAAAAACCACAAACTTTGATGCTGGTATTGATTTAGGCTTTTTTAAAGATAGATTAATGCTTACCCCAAGATATTATTACAAGCTAACAAAAGGGCTATTGGTAGATATCAATGTTGCGCCATCAACAGGTTTTACCACTTATAAAGAAAACTTGGGCGATATGGCAAATAAGGGATATGAACTTTATTTAACCTTAAACGCCATGCGCACCACTAATTGGAACATCAATTTAACTGCTAACGTAGCTCACAATACCAATACCATTGTAAAAATTGGAAATGCACTGAAAGCATATAATCAAAGTATTGATGATTTTCAATCTGTGGATAGCAATAAAGTTGCTGGCGTTCCATTGTTGCGCTACAATGAAGGTCAGTCTTTAAACACCTTTTATGCCGTGAAATCTAGAGGTATAGATCCAGAGAACGGAAAGGAAATCTACGTGAAAAGAGATGGGTCGTTAACCTACGATTATGATATTAGAGATACCCAACCAGTAGGTGATGCCACACCAACAGCCGAAGGAAGTTTTGGAGGTAACATTACATACAAGCAATTCTTATTGAGCTTTAGTTTTTACTATCGTTTTGGCGGCGATATGTATAATCAAACATTGGTAGATAGAGTTGAAAATGCTGATCCACGTTACAATGTAGATAGCAGGGTACTTGCACAACGTTGGCAAAAGCCTGGAGACGTAGTGTTCTACAAAAATATTGCTGATTTAGGGCAAACAAAAGCTACATCTAGGTTTATCCAAAAAGACAATTTGCTAGAGCTAAGGTCTGTTTATGTGTCGTACGATCTTAAAAAAGCTTTGGCTAGAAAACTTTGGATGCAAGGACTAAGAGCTTCTGTTACTGCGAACGATATTTTCAAAACATCTAGCGTTCAAATTGAGCGTGGTATTAATTATCCATTTGCAAGAAGTGTAACCTTTGCACTTCAAGCTACATTTTAA
- a CDS encoding FecR family protein gives MEEKDLKYFNVILRKYNQGLASAEEIEFLEKYYKLFDEKEGFLDLQQLETQEAIKNEIKNKVDENIDFLIKKRSLSIFNNPYFKYIAAASVLLILSVGSYLAFKTPVYEVVSKTNDFAPGVNKATLELANGTKILLDTAVKGMIANLDGIKVYKNAAGEIEYKINSISSTDKVGFNTITTPNGGQYQVVLHDGSKIWLNAGSSLKYPTAFRGNDRTVNITGEAYLEVAKNKQLPFRVISGNQTIEVLGTHFNVNAYDDEVAIKTTLLEGAVKVLTDKASTIIAPGEQTYFNNSNGSLQKKAVDVEQEVAWKNGLFSFKGDDVQAIMRQISRWYNVEIEYTGPITDEKFYGQISRNSKLSEIFAILELNNLHFKSNGRKITVSN, from the coding sequence ATGGAAGAAAAAGATCTAAAATATTTTAATGTTATTTTAAGGAAATACAATCAGGGATTAGCAAGCGCTGAAGAAATTGAATTTCTAGAAAAATATTACAAGCTGTTCGATGAAAAAGAAGGCTTTCTTGATTTGCAACAGTTAGAAACTCAAGAAGCCATAAAGAATGAGATTAAAAACAAAGTTGATGAAAACATTGATTTTTTGATTAAAAAACGTTCTCTGTCGATTTTTAACAATCCGTACTTTAAATACATCGCAGCAGCAAGTGTCTTATTGATTTTATCTGTTGGTAGTTATTTAGCCTTTAAAACACCAGTTTATGAAGTGGTGAGTAAGACTAATGATTTTGCTCCTGGAGTAAATAAAGCAACACTTGAACTTGCTAATGGAACAAAAATTTTATTAGATACAGCAGTAAAGGGTATGATAGCCAATCTGGATGGAATTAAGGTTTACAAAAATGCCGCCGGAGAAATAGAATACAAGATTAATTCAATATCTAGTACAGATAAAGTTGGTTTTAATACCATAACAACGCCAAATGGCGGTCAGTATCAGGTAGTACTTCATGATGGGTCTAAAATATGGCTCAATGCCGGTTCAAGTTTAAAATATCCAACAGCTTTTAGAGGTAATGATAGAACAGTAAACATTACTGGTGAGGCTTATCTTGAAGTAGCCAAAAATAAACAGCTGCCTTTTAGAGTAATTAGTGGAAATCAAACCATAGAAGTATTGGGAACTCATTTTAATGTGAATGCTTATGATGACGAGGTAGCCATTAAAACTACTTTATTAGAAGGTGCTGTAAAAGTATTAACCGATAAGGCATCCACTATAATTGCGCCGGGCGAACAAACATATTTTAATAATTCAAACGGCAGTTTACAAAAAAAAGCTGTTGATGTTGAACAGGAAGTTGCTTGGAAAAATGGTCTTTTTTCTTTTAAAGGGGATGATGTACAAGCTATAATGAGACAAATTTCACGTTGGTATAATGTAGAAATCGAATATACTGGTCCAATTACAGATGAAAAATTTTACGGGCAGATTTCTAGAAATAGTAAGCTTTCTGAGATTTTTGCTATTCTAGAACTTAATAATTTACACTTTAAAAGTAACGGTCGCAAAATTACTGTTTCCAATTAA
- a CDS encoding RNA polymerase sigma factor → MKTQRENLHGTEDSELLLELTQGNRYAFDIIYNRYWKMVFDAAYKRVENVDDAKDIAQEVFVQLWRRSAKEPIKQLDSYLFVATRNGVFKHFELESRFVSEQYAGDTLEDPTSADQHVMYKDFVRSFANLVDTLPPQQRQIFKMRFEQDMSSQEIAQVLDISPKTVRNLLGKSLSRLKSSYFVAFLLLSCFPVMK, encoded by the coding sequence ATGAAAACGCAAAGGGAAAATCTTCATGGTACTGAGGATTCCGAATTGCTATTAGAACTTACTCAAGGTAATCGGTATGCTTTTGATATCATTTATAACAGGTATTGGAAGATGGTTTTTGATGCAGCTTATAAACGAGTTGAAAACGTAGATGATGCAAAGGATATTGCTCAGGAAGTTTTTGTCCAACTCTGGCGACGCAGTGCTAAAGAGCCCATCAAACAATTGGATAGTTATCTATTTGTGGCTACAAGAAATGGGGTGTTTAAACATTTCGAATTAGAAAGCAGGTTTGTTTCTGAACAATATGCTGGTGATACCTTAGAAGATCCAACATCAGCAGACCAGCATGTCATGTACAAAGACTTTGTTCGTTCATTTGCTAACTTGGTAGATACCCTTCCTCCCCAACAACGACAAATATTTAAAATGAGGTTTGAGCAAGACATGAGTAGTCAAGAAATAGCTCAGGTATTAGATATCTCGCCAAAAACAGTGAGGAACCTATTGGGTAAGTCACTTTCTCGTTTAAAATCTTCTTATTTTGTTGCTTTTTTATTACTTTCTTGCTTTCCGGTAATGAAATAA
- a CDS encoding trypsin-like peptidase domain-containing protein, whose translation MNVIETQAYLKKAIKKAYGASVRIWGFDVERNERTSAQFSGVVVSEKGVVLTAAHTISPGRTYKIFFPDGREAIAKALGRIDLEAAPGTPDAGMLQILDKGAFPFVEMGFSASLKEKEACISISYPERINLLLPTLRYGKVAEVKNEYGFIRSTCKMEPGDSGGALFDQLGRLIGIHSAIDVSEEMNFEIPIDVYRKYWTALQEQINYVKYPSQEDSFNQGAMESSPKIGNLDLPIEKFATKLIKKKHDAYLLTSKLEGVDSEAIGTVINYIKNEKVKEQFVLSKNSIVGDLPCLWADGVKISLEVVKRDVQTDLTLLKTSKKLKGGIDIISSQVNEVQLGAIVIATLPDGKYKKGMIGNELIALEKSSSIPYFGASVLFKSKPATTTVVKTGSPAANAGLQTGDFIISMNGVAIRQASEVAPELAKYWAGQEITVNWLRGEQTFSKSIKLMNKPFMASKHPVDRFIGGSSERRDGFKQVFTHDAVLLPSQCGAPIFGIDGQFLGINIARFSRAVSLGIPCSVILDFLKEIPSQR comes from the coding sequence ATGAATGTTATAGAAACACAGGCTTATTTAAAAAAGGCAATTAAGAAGGCCTATGGAGCTAGCGTTCGGATTTGGGGATTTGATGTTGAAAGAAATGAGCGTACCTCAGCACAGTTTAGCGGTGTTGTAGTCAGTGAAAAAGGCGTAGTACTTACTGCTGCGCATACCATTTCACCTGGTCGTACTTATAAGATATTCTTCCCAGATGGTAGAGAAGCAATTGCTAAAGCGCTTGGGCGGATAGATTTGGAAGCTGCGCCAGGAACTCCAGATGCTGGCATGTTGCAGATTTTAGACAAAGGCGCATTTCCGTTTGTTGAGATGGGCTTTTCTGCCTCACTTAAAGAAAAAGAAGCGTGTATCAGTATTTCCTATCCAGAAAGGATAAATCTGCTTTTGCCTACTTTAAGGTATGGGAAAGTAGCTGAAGTAAAAAATGAATATGGTTTCATAAGGTCGACTTGTAAAATGGAACCTGGTGATTCTGGAGGTGCGTTGTTTGATCAGTTAGGTAGGTTAATAGGGATTCATAGTGCTATAGATGTTAGTGAAGAGATGAATTTCGAAATCCCTATTGATGTTTATCGGAAGTATTGGACTGCTTTGCAGGAGCAAATAAACTATGTTAAATATCCAAGTCAGGAAGATAGTTTTAATCAAGGTGCAATGGAATCTTCCCCTAAAATTGGAAATCTTGATTTGCCGATTGAGAAGTTTGCAACAAAATTGATTAAGAAAAAACATGATGCATATCTCTTAACGAGCAAGCTAGAAGGAGTGGATAGTGAAGCTATAGGAACTGTAATCAACTATATTAAAAATGAAAAAGTAAAGGAACAATTTGTGCTTAGTAAAAATAGTATTGTTGGAGATTTACCTTGTTTATGGGCTGATGGTGTAAAGATTTCATTGGAAGTTGTTAAAAGAGATGTGCAAACTGATCTGACACTACTAAAAACTAGTAAAAAGCTAAAAGGTGGAATAGATATCATTTCTAGTCAGGTAAATGAAGTTCAGCTTGGTGCAATTGTTATAGCAACACTTCCTGATGGAAAATATAAAAAAGGTATGATTGGAAATGAGCTTATTGCCCTAGAAAAGAGTAGCAGTATTCCTTATTTTGGTGCATCTGTACTATTTAAATCAAAACCTGCAACAACTACCGTTGTTAAAACAGGAAGTCCTGCTGCAAATGCAGGCTTACAAACTGGAGATTTTATTATTAGTATGAATGGTGTCGCCATAAGACAGGCAAGCGAGGTTGCACCTGAATTGGCAAAATATTGGGCAGGCCAAGAGATAACTGTCAATTGGTTAAGAGGCGAACAAACTTTCTCGAAATCTATTAAGTTAATGAACAAGCCTTTTATGGCTAGCAAACATCCAGTAGATCGATTTATTGGAGGTAGTTCAGAAAGACGAGATGGATTTAAGCAGGTCTTTACACATGATGCAGTTTTGTTGCCTAGTCAGTGTGGTGCTCCAATATTCGGCATAGATGGTCAATTTTTGGGGATCAATATTGCAAGATTTAGTAGGGCAGTTAGTTTGGGTATTCCTTGTAGTGTAATCCTTGATTTTTTAAAAGAAATACCAAGCCAAAGATAG
- a CDS encoding HTH domain-containing protein translates to MRSKINIYERLDYLISSNSTGTRKQLAEKFGVSERTISRYLEMMNENGASIQYNRSKRSFCYQVPGRFIVSLEFRSNV, encoded by the coding sequence ATGAGAAGCAAAATTAACATCTACGAAAGGCTTGATTACCTCATCTCTTCAAATAGTACAGGCACAAGAAAACAACTTGCCGAAAAATTTGGCGTTAGTGAACGAACAATTAGCAGATATTTGGAAATGATGAATGAAAATGGCGCTTCAATACAATATAACCGATCTAAAAGAAGCTTTTGTTACCAAGTTCCAGGAAGGTTTATTGTTTCATTAGAATTTAGATCAAACGTGTAG
- a CDS encoding alkaline phosphatase family protein has protein sequence MRTFLFQIIILLAFSFSVKAQKSPARVLIFGLDGFSAEGFHKSKHPNIDKLFADGVLSLTTRPVMPSVTMPNWTSHLTGSGPEEHGVVGNDWTLEKHTLNPLVTDAEGYYPSIFKVLKENKPNVKIAYYYNWKELIYPINKKYLDEISFEEKDGYKENHNKAFDFIVKNAKNPTFVFLYDVHTDHAGHQFGWMTPQYITAIEEADAAIGETIARLKSSGLYSTTHFMLITDHGGINKGHGGVSMNEMQIPWAIIGPQIKKRGLINDFNSNKNTSLVLAKIFGVNELPKAWTGVLPKSIFK, from the coding sequence ATGAGAACATTTCTTTTCCAAATCATCATCTTATTAGCATTTTCTTTTTCAGTTAAAGCGCAGAAAAGTCCTGCAAGGGTACTCATCTTTGGTCTTGATGGCTTTAGTGCAGAAGGTTTTCACAAATCGAAACATCCAAATATTGATAAGCTGTTTGCAGATGGAGTACTTTCATTAACAACCAGACCAGTGATGCCATCAGTTACGATGCCAAATTGGACTAGTCACCTTACTGGCTCTGGACCAGAAGAACATGGTGTTGTAGGAAATGATTGGACTTTGGAAAAGCATACGCTCAATCCATTAGTTACTGATGCAGAAGGGTATTATCCATCCATTTTTAAAGTGCTAAAGGAAAATAAGCCTAATGTTAAGATTGCTTATTATTACAATTGGAAGGAATTGATTTATCCTATCAATAAAAAATACCTTGATGAAATTTCTTTTGAAGAAAAGGATGGTTATAAAGAAAACCACAACAAGGCTTTTGATTTCATCGTAAAAAATGCCAAAAACCCAACATTTGTTTTTCTATATGATGTACATACCGATCATGCTGGCCATCAGTTTGGCTGGATGACCCCACAATACATTACGGCAATTGAAGAAGCTGATGCAGCTATAGGCGAAACAATAGCTAGGTTAAAATCAAGTGGTTTATACAGTACTACTCATTTCATGTTGATTACCGATCATGGCGGAATTAATAAAGGTCATGGTGGTGTAAGTATGAATGAAATGCAAATTCCTTGGGCAATTATTGGTCCGCAGATCAAAAAACGTGGATTGATCAATGATTTTAACAGTAATAAAAATACTTCACTGGTTTTAGCAAAGATTTTTGGTGTGAATGAACTTCCAAAGGCTTGGACAGGTGTTTTACCAAAGTCGATATTTAAATAG
- a CDS encoding glyoxalase — MINAEFKSAVFLTFSGNCKEALSFYQTCFGGTLQLETFEKELQDYAEMPVVSGSLVADHIVIHGSDLVHNEGRILGNYMAIFISCKNVEVRKALIEKLELNKKDSSARNDEDKLIELVDVFDVRWVLSV, encoded by the coding sequence ATGATTAATGCTGAATTTAAGAGTGCTGTCTTCCTTACATTTTCTGGAAATTGTAAGGAAGCACTCTCATTCTATCAAACTTGTTTTGGTGGTACATTGCAATTGGAGACTTTTGAAAAAGAGTTACAGGATTATGCTGAAATGCCTGTTGTTAGTGGCTCGCTCGTTGCGGATCATATCGTTATACATGGTTCTGACTTAGTACACAATGAGGGAAGAATACTTGGGAACTACATGGCGATTTTCATTAGTTGCAAAAATGTAGAGGTTAGAAAAGCGCTAATTGAAAAACTGGAATTGAATAAGAAAGATTCTTCAGCTAGGAATGATGAGGATAAGCTGATTGAGTTAGTTGATGTTTTTGATGTGAGGTGGGTGTTGTCTGTTTAA